The Henckelia pumila isolate YLH828 chromosome 2, ASM3356847v2, whole genome shotgun sequence genome includes a window with the following:
- the LOC140880578 gene encoding uncharacterized protein isoform X1 codes for MAALQAPTTGMSSLLEKLKLDDPWVPPRSWDSFISQNVSARPSSQASSAFYANYVVSEPSLVRLAMNALHGGESALMSVEKLSLLLGYGLTDRTSHRIPSLWTWCSSTSAVGNLLTSIGRFGCIVFCLRIFSNYFASPDLDEIRDLDKNQNNDSCEEGKCTRSGHTLVNQAFAVCVRKVLDGFDAALNTLSASVSLRRVSKTNDGGCLTSISHSEITLLEVYLHTRGITTQIEALGNICNVNHLTVGFPVSSLDDLKAKANSELRAFPRGADLLSFLYSQLKVADPDHRALLKFLFLKSCEPYCAFIRSWIYDGRISDPYQEFVVEYSSDDPIYASEDMGIASPLPIVKVRDGVPLPCFLEECLIPLFRTGQQLQVLMKLLELCNSIGTHDAHEEILPSLIDLSSIYPWFAIPLTFDKGAIETMGLARDNYYQKMLEKMDDKLAKFEFSSRQALSQGISMRVGNDIGKKLNFRASSVDGDRVPSLSGGRNQNITVDCDTSSNLDDYSYVDDLLESSECSSSEISEEKNEVEHLLHAAQAMERGYLGALDFSLSFSPGHKIPNLSQNEVSCSVEDALFKMDGTSGYALHPSYKETNLLVTEPKSLQTPGTQVPSSPYSQLFFDIQHIHRGANGNSWLPSHGCGVELSMRNCELLNVESDLSGNTSKNISNKYWHPQGTCVSSQTFSLLPWKLEYDSSFFSVNPARYRNSLFNPRTMNGGRDLANYGDTYFDFASVKDPVKEYADKLSGHNVLNSGNDLSVVPEAPEACIDIINHHKLDKFSGTNVRNDAELSHVFSPFLKKESDPLPNISNCGSWESLLGRFGNVVDRSHRDNRSRLLAAIEMPLDFVIKKCLLDEILLQYRYLSKLAIKLLVEGFKLQEHLLALRRYHFMEFADWADMFIFSLWHRKWHAKEADKRIPEIQGFLELSVRRSSCEGDPNKDRLYVYLKEEGISHLSASTSGINSFDFLGLGYRVDWPVSIILTPTALKIYSEIFNFLIQLKLAVFSLSDAWLSLKGYRVEQHKGEVLCFSLLADTRHKINHFVSTLQQYVQSQLSLVSWCRFLNSIKHKVEDMLDLESVHMLYLTESLRICFLSDETRSTVRIIQKILQCAMDYRSCLTGRIWEAGSCDERSSNRFSEIDVSQVRMIRRTFTKNLEELRLLYLQSPKHGEFGISHFWDYLNYNEYYSEAMDKQIGHSIF; via the exons GAGCCTAGTTTGGTGAGATTGGCGATGAATGCTCTTCACGGTGGGGAGTCAGCTTTGATGTCCGTCGAGAAACTCTCTTTATTACTTGGTTACGGTTTGACTGATAGAACCTCTCATAGAATCCCAAGTTTGTGGACCTGGTGTTCTAGTACATCCGCAGTAGGGAACCTACTTACCTCTATTGGACGATTTGGTTGCATAGTTTTTTGCCTTCGTATTTTTTCTAATTATTTTGCGAGCCCTGATTTGGATGAAATCAGAGatcttgataaaaatcaaaataatgatTCTTGTGAAGAAGGAAAATGCACGCGCAGCGGACACACTCTTGTCAATCAGGCATTTGCCGTTTGTGTTCGAAAGGTTTTAGATGGTTTTGATGCTGCACTCAATACATTATCTGCATCTGTTAGTTTAAGGCGTGTGTCAAAGACAAATGATGGGGGATGTCTTACTAGCATCTCGCATTCTGAAATTACCCTGTTGGAGGTATACCTTCATACCAGGGGAATCACAACTCAGATTGAAGCCCTTGGAAACATCTGCAATGTCAATCATCTTACTGTTGGTTTTCCTGTGTCATCTTTGGACGACTTAAAGGCTAAAGCGAACTCAGAGTTGAGAGCCTTCCCAAGGGGTGCTGATTTACTCTCATTTCTATATTCTCAGCTAAAG GTTGCTGATCCAGACCATAGAGCCCTCCTCAAGTTTCTCTTTCTCAAGTCTTGTGAACCATATTGTGCCTTTATTAGGTCGTGGATTTATGATGGCAGGATTAGTGATCCTTACCAGGAGTTTGTTGTGGAATACAGCAGTGATGATCCAATTTATGCATCAGAAGACATGGGAATTGCCTCACCTTTGCCCATTGTCAAG GTAAGAGATGGAGTTCCTTTACCCTGTTTTCTGGAAGAGTGCCTGATTCCACTCTTCAGAACTGGCCAGCAACTTCAAGTTTTAATGAAACTGCTCGAGCTGTGTAATAGCATAGGCACACATGATGCACATGAAGAGATCCTTCCCAGTTTGATAGATTTGTCAAGCATATATCCATGGTTTGCGATCCCACTGACGTTTGATAAAGGAGCTATCGAAACAATGGGGCTTGCAAGAGACAATTACTACCAGAAAATGCTGGAAAAGATGGATGACAAGTTAGCTAAATTTGAATTTAGTTCTCGACAG GCTCTCTCTCAAGGTATTTCAATGAGAGTAGGGAATGATATCGGAAAAAAGCTTAACTTTCGAGCATCTTCTGTTGATGGTGACAGGGTTCCATCTCTCTCAGGTGGAAGAAATCAAAATAT TACGGTGGACTGTGACACATCGAGTAATCTGGATGATTATTCTTACGTGGACGATCTTCTGGAGTCATCTGAATGCTCGTCTTCTGAAATCTCTGAGGAGAAAAATGAGGTTGAACATCTGCTTCATGCTGCTCAAGCTATGGAGCGAGGTTATTTAGGTGCCTTAGATTTCTCCTTGAGTTTCTCCCCCGGCCATAAAATTCCAAATCTTTCCCAAAATGAAGTTTCATGCTCTGTGGAGGATGCTCTATTCAAAATGGATGGCACATCTGGTTATGCGTTGCATCCTTCCTATAAGGAAACAAACCTTCTGGTTACTGAGCCAAAATCTTTACAAACTCCTGGAACTCAGGTTCCAAGCAGCCCATATAGTcaattattttttgatattcAGCACATTCACAGGGGTGCGAATGGAAACTCATGGTTACCTTCACATGGTTGTGGAGTGGAGCTGAGCATGAGAAACTGTGAATTGCTCAATGTCGAGTCAGATCTCTCTGGAAACACCTCCAAGAATATCAGCAATAAATATTGGCATCCTCAGGGAACTTGTGTGTCATCACAGACATTTAGTTTGCTGCCGTGGAAGCTTGAATATGACTCTTCTTTTTTCAGTGTGAACCCAGCACGGTACAGAAATTCTTTATTTAATCCCAGGACCATGAATGGAGGAAGAGATCTTGCAAATTATGGGGATACCTATTTTGACTTTGCTTCTGTAAAAGATCCAGTTAAGGAGTACGCAGACAAGTTGTCAGGCCACAATGTGCTGAACTCTGGGAATGATCTTTCAGTTGTACCTGAAGCTCCTGAAGCTTGTATTGATATCATCAATCACCACAAATTAGATAAATTCAGTGGTACAAATGTACGAAATGATGCTGAATTGAGCCATGTTTTTTCACCTTTTCTTAAGAAAGAAAGTGATCCGCTACCAAATATTTCTAACTGTGGTTCCTGGGAGAGCTTGCTTGGAAGATTTGGCAATGTTGTCGACAGATCCCATAGAGACAACAGGTCGAGGTTGTTGGCTGCAATTGAGATGCCGTTGGATTTTGTGATAAAAAAGTGCTTGTTGGATGAGATTTTACTCCA ATACCGATATCTAAGCAAGTTGGCCATCAAGTTGCTTGTAGAAGGATTTAAGTTGCAAGAACATTTGTTGGCGCTGCGGCGCTACCATTTCATGGAATTTGCAGATTGGGCTGACATGTTTATTTTCTCTCTTTGGCATCGT AAATGGCATGCCAAGGAAGCAGATAAGAGGATACCAGAGATTCAAGGGTTTCTTGAGTTGTCTGTTCGAAGGTCTTCATGTGAAGGAGACCCTAATAAAGATAGGCTCTATGTGTACCTAAAAGAAGAAGGGATCTCACATTTATCGGCTTCTACCAGTG GAATCAACTCCTTTGATTTTTTAGGTCTGGGTTATCGAGTAGATTGGCCAGTCAGCATCATTCTGACTCCCACCGCATTAAAAATATATTCCGAGATCTTTAATTTTCTAATACAACTCAAGCTTGCTGTTTTCTCTCTGAGTGATGCATGGTTGTCACTAAAG GGTTATCGTGTGGAACAACACAAAGGAGAAGTGCTCTGCTTTTCACTCTTAGCTGATACCAG GCACAAGATAAATCATTTTGTATCAACTTTGCAGCAATATGTGCAATCACAACTATCCCTAGTATCCTGGTGCAGGTTTTTGAACTCGATCAAGCACAAG GTGGAAGATATGTTGGATCTGGAATCGGTGCATATGCTATATTTGACCGAGTCACTGCGCAT ATGCTTCTTATCCGATGAAACACGGTCTACAGTTAGAATTATCCAGAAAATATTGCAATGTGCAATGGATTACCGGTCTTGCTTGACTGGACGAATTTGGGAGGCTGGATCTTGTGATGAAAGATCAAGCAATAGATTTTCTGAAATTGATGTTTCACAG GTTCGCATGATCAGAAGAACATTCACGAAGAATCTTGAGGAGTTGCGCTTACTTTATCTCCAGTCACCTAAACATGGGGAATTCGGTATTTCTCATTTCTGGGATTATCTAAATTATAACGAGTATTACTCCGAGGCTATGGATAAACAAATAGGCCACTCTATCTTTTAA
- the LOC140880579 gene encoding uncharacterized protein isoform X1, protein MGMAGLLMKMAVMLLLCCFTEAEYLKYKDPKQPLNVRIEDLLKRMTLEEKIGQMTMIDRKVASSDIVNNHFIGSLLSGGGSVPAPRASAETWINMVNDFQKGALSTRLGIPMIYGIDAVHGHNTVYNSTIFPHNIGLGVTRDPELVKKIGAATALEVRATGIPYAFSPCIAVCRDPRWGRCFESYSEDHNIVQAMTEIIPGLQGDLPASYASNFPYVDGIGRKKVVACAKHFVGDGGTIDGINENDTVIDMNGLFDIHMPAYLDSIRKGVATIMISFSSLNGKKMHANTDLITGYLKKKLKFKGFVISDSEGIDKITSPPHANYTFSVEASINAGIDMVIIPEKFVEFINDLTSLVNKNIIPMSRIDDAVERILRVKFVMGLFENPMADFALVNHLGSQQHRELAREAVRRSLVLLKNGKSGDAPLLPLPKRASKILVAGSHANDIGNQCGGWTIEWHGLSGNITIGATVLTAVKNTVDPDTEVIYNENPDTKYVESNNFSYAIVAVGELPYSETVGDSKNLTIARPGYDTITNVCKSIKCVVILITGRPVVIEPYLDLMDSLVAAWLPGTEGQGIADVLFGEYGFTGKLARTWFRTVDQLPMNVGDPHYDPLFPFGFGLTTTANRDLKASQ, encoded by the exons ATGGGCATGGCGGGTTTGCTGATGAAAATGGCGGTGATGTTGCTTCTGTGCTGCTTTACAGAGGCGGAGTACCTGAAATACAAGGACCCAAAACAGCCACTGAATGTTAGAATCGAAGACTTGCTGAAGAGGATGACCCTTGAAGAAAAGATTGGCCAGATGACAATGATTGACAGAAAGGTTGCCTCGTCAGATATAGTCAACAATCACTTCATTG GGAGTCTTTTGAGTGGTGGAGGAAGTGTACCTGCTCCAAGGGCTTCCGCTGAGACTTGGATCAATATGGTTAATGACTTTCAAAAAGGTGCTCTTTCTACTCGTCTAGGAATACCGATGATTTATGGAATTGATGCTGTGCATGGCCATAACACTGTGTATAATTCTACAATTTTCCCTCACAACATTGGGCTTGGAGTTACCAG GGATCCTGAGCTTGTCAAGAAGATAGGAGCTGCCACTGCTCTTGAAGTTAGAGCCACAGGAATTCCCTATGCATTTTCTCCTTGTATAGCG GTTTGTAGGGACCCAAGATGGGGTCGCTGTTTCGAAAGCTATAGCGAGGATCACAATATTGTTCAAGCGATGACAGAGATAATTCCTGGCTTGCAAGGTGATCTTCCAGCCAGTTATGCAAGTAATTTCCCATATGTGGATGGGATTGGGAG GAAAAAAGTTGTTGCATGTGCAAAACACTTTGTTGGAGATGGCGGAACAATAGATGGTATCAATGAAAACGACACCGTCATAGACATGAATGGGCTGTTTGATATCCACATGCCAGCATATCTCGATTCCATCAGAAAGGGAGTGGCAACAATTATGATATCTTTCTCGAGCTTGAATGGTAAAAAGATGCATGCTAACACAGATCTCATCACTGGATATCTCAAGAAGAAACTCAAATTCAAA GGGTTTGTTATATCCGATTCTGAAGGTATTGACAAGATAACTTCCCCACCACATGCTAACTATACATTTAGTGTTGAAGCTAGTATTAATGCTGGAATCGACATG GTTATTATCCCAGAGAAGTTTGTAGAGTTCATCAATGACTTGACTTCACTGgtgaataaaaatattatccCTATGAGCAGAATAGACGACGCTGTTGAGAGAATACTGAGGGTCAAATTTGTTATGGGGCTCTTTGAGAACCCAATGGCTGATTTCGCCTTGGTGAACCATCTTGGAAGCCAG CAACACAGAGAGTTGGCTAGAGAAGCTGTGAGGCGATCGCTTGTCCTACTCAAGAATGGTAAAAGTGGTGACGCCCCACTTCTTCCTCTTCCAAAGCGAGCTTCAAAGATACTCGTGGCAGGAAGCCATGCAAATGACATCGGTAATCAATGTGGTGGATGGACGATAGAATGGCACGGTCTTTCTGGCAATATTACAATCG GTGCCACAGTTCTAACAGCAGTTAAGAACACAGTTGATCCAGACACTGAAGTTATCTACAATGAAAATCCCGACACAAAATATGTGGAATCCAACAACTTCTCCTATGCCATTGTAGCCGTTGGGGAGCTACCTTATTCGGAAACTGTAGGCGATAGCAAGAATCTGACAATAGCGCGACCTGGTTACGACACCATAACCAACGTATGCAAATCTATAAAATGTGTGGTCATACTAATTACAGGACGTCCGGTCGTTATAGAACCATACCTTGACCTAATGGACTCGCTCGTGGCTGCTTGGCTTCCAGGGACTGAAGGCCAGGGGATTGCTGATGTTTTGTTCGGTGAATACGGTTTTACTGGAAAACTTGCACGAACTTGGTTTAGGACGGTCGATCAACTTCCGATGAATGTGGGCGATCCACATTATGATCCTCTGTTTCCATTTGGATTTGGTCTCACTACTACTGCAAATAGAGATTTGAAAGCAAGTCAATGA
- the LOC140880579 gene encoding uncharacterized protein isoform X2 has translation MGMAGLLMKMAVMLLLCCFTEAEYLKYKDPKQPLNVRIEDLLKRMTLEEKIGQMTMIDRKVASSDIVNNHFIGSLLSGGGSVPAPRASAETWINMVNDFQKGALSTRLGIPMIYGIDAVHGHNTVYNSTIFPHNIGLGVTRDPELVKKIGAATALEVRATGIPYAFSPCIAVCRDPRWGRCFESYSEDHNIVQAMTEIIPGLQGDLPASYASNFPYVDGIGRKKVVACAKHFVGDGGTIDGINENDTVIDMNGLFDIHMPAYLDSIRKGVATIMISFSSLNGKKMHANTDLITGYLKKKLKFKGFVISDSEGIDKITSPPHANYTFSVEASINAGIDMVIIPEKFVEFINDLTSLVNKNIIPMSRIDDAVERILRVKFVMGLFENPMADFALVNHLGSQQHRELAREAVRRSLVLLKNGKSGDAPLLPLPKRASKILVAGSHANDIGNQCGGWTIEWHGLSGNITIGATVLTAVKNTVDPDTEVIYNENPDTKYVESNNFSYAIVAVGELPYSETVGDSKNLTIARPGYDTITNGLKARGLLMFCSVNTVLLENLHELGLGRSINFR, from the exons ATGGGCATGGCGGGTTTGCTGATGAAAATGGCGGTGATGTTGCTTCTGTGCTGCTTTACAGAGGCGGAGTACCTGAAATACAAGGACCCAAAACAGCCACTGAATGTTAGAATCGAAGACTTGCTGAAGAGGATGACCCTTGAAGAAAAGATTGGCCAGATGACAATGATTGACAGAAAGGTTGCCTCGTCAGATATAGTCAACAATCACTTCATTG GGAGTCTTTTGAGTGGTGGAGGAAGTGTACCTGCTCCAAGGGCTTCCGCTGAGACTTGGATCAATATGGTTAATGACTTTCAAAAAGGTGCTCTTTCTACTCGTCTAGGAATACCGATGATTTATGGAATTGATGCTGTGCATGGCCATAACACTGTGTATAATTCTACAATTTTCCCTCACAACATTGGGCTTGGAGTTACCAG GGATCCTGAGCTTGTCAAGAAGATAGGAGCTGCCACTGCTCTTGAAGTTAGAGCCACAGGAATTCCCTATGCATTTTCTCCTTGTATAGCG GTTTGTAGGGACCCAAGATGGGGTCGCTGTTTCGAAAGCTATAGCGAGGATCACAATATTGTTCAAGCGATGACAGAGATAATTCCTGGCTTGCAAGGTGATCTTCCAGCCAGTTATGCAAGTAATTTCCCATATGTGGATGGGATTGGGAG GAAAAAAGTTGTTGCATGTGCAAAACACTTTGTTGGAGATGGCGGAACAATAGATGGTATCAATGAAAACGACACCGTCATAGACATGAATGGGCTGTTTGATATCCACATGCCAGCATATCTCGATTCCATCAGAAAGGGAGTGGCAACAATTATGATATCTTTCTCGAGCTTGAATGGTAAAAAGATGCATGCTAACACAGATCTCATCACTGGATATCTCAAGAAGAAACTCAAATTCAAA GGGTTTGTTATATCCGATTCTGAAGGTATTGACAAGATAACTTCCCCACCACATGCTAACTATACATTTAGTGTTGAAGCTAGTATTAATGCTGGAATCGACATG GTTATTATCCCAGAGAAGTTTGTAGAGTTCATCAATGACTTGACTTCACTGgtgaataaaaatattatccCTATGAGCAGAATAGACGACGCTGTTGAGAGAATACTGAGGGTCAAATTTGTTATGGGGCTCTTTGAGAACCCAATGGCTGATTTCGCCTTGGTGAACCATCTTGGAAGCCAG CAACACAGAGAGTTGGCTAGAGAAGCTGTGAGGCGATCGCTTGTCCTACTCAAGAATGGTAAAAGTGGTGACGCCCCACTTCTTCCTCTTCCAAAGCGAGCTTCAAAGATACTCGTGGCAGGAAGCCATGCAAATGACATCGGTAATCAATGTGGTGGATGGACGATAGAATGGCACGGTCTTTCTGGCAATATTACAATCG GTGCCACAGTTCTAACAGCAGTTAAGAACACAGTTGATCCAGACACTGAAGTTATCTACAATGAAAATCCCGACACAAAATATGTGGAATCCAACAACTTCTCCTATGCCATTGTAGCCGTTGGGGAGCTACCTTATTCGGAAACTGTAGGCGATAGCAAGAATCTGACAATAGCGCGACCTGGTTACGACACCATAACCAAC GGACTGAAGGCCAGGGGATTGCTGATGTTTTGTTCGGTGAATACGGTTTTACTGGAAAACTTGCACGAACTTGGTTTAGGACGGTCGATCAACTTCCGATGA
- the LOC140880578 gene encoding uncharacterized protein isoform X2 codes for MAALQAPTTGMSSLLEKLKLDDPWVPPRSWDSFISQNVSARPSSQASSAFYANYVVSEPSLVRLAMNALHGGESALMSVEKLSLLLGYGLTDRTSHRIPSLWTWCSSTSAVGNLLTSIGRFGCIVFCLRIFSNYFASPDLDEIRDLDKNQNNDSCEEGKCTRSGHTLVNQAFAVCVRKVLDGFDAALNTLSASVSLRRVSKTNDGGCLTSISHSEITLLEVYLHTRGITTQIEALGNICNVNHLTVGFPVSSLDDLKAKANSELRAFPRGADLLSFLYSQLKVADPDHRALLKFLFLKSCEPYCAFIRSWIYDGRISDPYQEFVVEYSSDDPIYASEDMGIASPLPIVKVRDGVPLPCFLEECLIPLFRTGQQLQVLMKLLELCNSIGTHDAHEEILPSLIDLSSIYPWFAIPLTFDKGAIETMGLARDNYYQKMLEKMDDKLAKFEFSSRQALSQGISMRVGNDIGKKLNFRASSVDGDRVPSLSGGRNQNITVDCDTSSNLDDYSYVDDLLESSECSSSEISEEKNEVEHLLHAAQAMERGYLGALDFSLSFSPGHKIPNLSQNEVSCSVEDALFKMDGTSGYALHPSYKETNLLVTEPKSLQTPGTQVPSSPYSQLFFDIQHIHRGANGNSWLPSHGCGVELSMRNCELLNVESDLSGNTSKNISNKYWHPQGTCVSSQTFSLLPWKLEYDSSFFSVNPARYRNSLFNPRTMNGGRDLANYGDTYFDFASVKDPVKEYADKLSGHNVLNSGNDLSVVPEAPEACIDIINHHKLDKFSGTNVRNDAELSHVFSPFLKKESDPLPNISNCGSWESLLGRFGNVVDRSHRDNRSRLLAAIEMPLDFVIKKCLLDEILLHKLAIKLLVEGFKLQEHLLALRRYHFMEFADWADMFIFSLWHRKWHAKEADKRIPEIQGFLELSVRRSSCEGDPNKDRLYVYLKEEGISHLSASTSGINSFDFLGLGYRVDWPVSIILTPTALKIYSEIFNFLIQLKLAVFSLSDAWLSLKGYRVEQHKGEVLCFSLLADTRHKINHFVSTLQQYVQSQLSLVSWCRFLNSIKHKVEDMLDLESVHMLYLTESLRICFLSDETRSTVRIIQKILQCAMDYRSCLTGRIWEAGSCDERSSNRFSEIDVSQVRMIRRTFTKNLEELRLLYLQSPKHGEFGISHFWDYLNYNEYYSEAMDKQIGHSIF; via the exons GAGCCTAGTTTGGTGAGATTGGCGATGAATGCTCTTCACGGTGGGGAGTCAGCTTTGATGTCCGTCGAGAAACTCTCTTTATTACTTGGTTACGGTTTGACTGATAGAACCTCTCATAGAATCCCAAGTTTGTGGACCTGGTGTTCTAGTACATCCGCAGTAGGGAACCTACTTACCTCTATTGGACGATTTGGTTGCATAGTTTTTTGCCTTCGTATTTTTTCTAATTATTTTGCGAGCCCTGATTTGGATGAAATCAGAGatcttgataaaaatcaaaataatgatTCTTGTGAAGAAGGAAAATGCACGCGCAGCGGACACACTCTTGTCAATCAGGCATTTGCCGTTTGTGTTCGAAAGGTTTTAGATGGTTTTGATGCTGCACTCAATACATTATCTGCATCTGTTAGTTTAAGGCGTGTGTCAAAGACAAATGATGGGGGATGTCTTACTAGCATCTCGCATTCTGAAATTACCCTGTTGGAGGTATACCTTCATACCAGGGGAATCACAACTCAGATTGAAGCCCTTGGAAACATCTGCAATGTCAATCATCTTACTGTTGGTTTTCCTGTGTCATCTTTGGACGACTTAAAGGCTAAAGCGAACTCAGAGTTGAGAGCCTTCCCAAGGGGTGCTGATTTACTCTCATTTCTATATTCTCAGCTAAAG GTTGCTGATCCAGACCATAGAGCCCTCCTCAAGTTTCTCTTTCTCAAGTCTTGTGAACCATATTGTGCCTTTATTAGGTCGTGGATTTATGATGGCAGGATTAGTGATCCTTACCAGGAGTTTGTTGTGGAATACAGCAGTGATGATCCAATTTATGCATCAGAAGACATGGGAATTGCCTCACCTTTGCCCATTGTCAAG GTAAGAGATGGAGTTCCTTTACCCTGTTTTCTGGAAGAGTGCCTGATTCCACTCTTCAGAACTGGCCAGCAACTTCAAGTTTTAATGAAACTGCTCGAGCTGTGTAATAGCATAGGCACACATGATGCACATGAAGAGATCCTTCCCAGTTTGATAGATTTGTCAAGCATATATCCATGGTTTGCGATCCCACTGACGTTTGATAAAGGAGCTATCGAAACAATGGGGCTTGCAAGAGACAATTACTACCAGAAAATGCTGGAAAAGATGGATGACAAGTTAGCTAAATTTGAATTTAGTTCTCGACAG GCTCTCTCTCAAGGTATTTCAATGAGAGTAGGGAATGATATCGGAAAAAAGCTTAACTTTCGAGCATCTTCTGTTGATGGTGACAGGGTTCCATCTCTCTCAGGTGGAAGAAATCAAAATAT TACGGTGGACTGTGACACATCGAGTAATCTGGATGATTATTCTTACGTGGACGATCTTCTGGAGTCATCTGAATGCTCGTCTTCTGAAATCTCTGAGGAGAAAAATGAGGTTGAACATCTGCTTCATGCTGCTCAAGCTATGGAGCGAGGTTATTTAGGTGCCTTAGATTTCTCCTTGAGTTTCTCCCCCGGCCATAAAATTCCAAATCTTTCCCAAAATGAAGTTTCATGCTCTGTGGAGGATGCTCTATTCAAAATGGATGGCACATCTGGTTATGCGTTGCATCCTTCCTATAAGGAAACAAACCTTCTGGTTACTGAGCCAAAATCTTTACAAACTCCTGGAACTCAGGTTCCAAGCAGCCCATATAGTcaattattttttgatattcAGCACATTCACAGGGGTGCGAATGGAAACTCATGGTTACCTTCACATGGTTGTGGAGTGGAGCTGAGCATGAGAAACTGTGAATTGCTCAATGTCGAGTCAGATCTCTCTGGAAACACCTCCAAGAATATCAGCAATAAATATTGGCATCCTCAGGGAACTTGTGTGTCATCACAGACATTTAGTTTGCTGCCGTGGAAGCTTGAATATGACTCTTCTTTTTTCAGTGTGAACCCAGCACGGTACAGAAATTCTTTATTTAATCCCAGGACCATGAATGGAGGAAGAGATCTTGCAAATTATGGGGATACCTATTTTGACTTTGCTTCTGTAAAAGATCCAGTTAAGGAGTACGCAGACAAGTTGTCAGGCCACAATGTGCTGAACTCTGGGAATGATCTTTCAGTTGTACCTGAAGCTCCTGAAGCTTGTATTGATATCATCAATCACCACAAATTAGATAAATTCAGTGGTACAAATGTACGAAATGATGCTGAATTGAGCCATGTTTTTTCACCTTTTCTTAAGAAAGAAAGTGATCCGCTACCAAATATTTCTAACTGTGGTTCCTGGGAGAGCTTGCTTGGAAGATTTGGCAATGTTGTCGACAGATCCCATAGAGACAACAGGTCGAGGTTGTTGGCTGCAATTGAGATGCCGTTGGATTTTGTGATAAAAAAGTGCTTGTTGGATGAGATTTTACTCCA CAAGTTGGCCATCAAGTTGCTTGTAGAAGGATTTAAGTTGCAAGAACATTTGTTGGCGCTGCGGCGCTACCATTTCATGGAATTTGCAGATTGGGCTGACATGTTTATTTTCTCTCTTTGGCATCGT AAATGGCATGCCAAGGAAGCAGATAAGAGGATACCAGAGATTCAAGGGTTTCTTGAGTTGTCTGTTCGAAGGTCTTCATGTGAAGGAGACCCTAATAAAGATAGGCTCTATGTGTACCTAAAAGAAGAAGGGATCTCACATTTATCGGCTTCTACCAGTG GAATCAACTCCTTTGATTTTTTAGGTCTGGGTTATCGAGTAGATTGGCCAGTCAGCATCATTCTGACTCCCACCGCATTAAAAATATATTCCGAGATCTTTAATTTTCTAATACAACTCAAGCTTGCTGTTTTCTCTCTGAGTGATGCATGGTTGTCACTAAAG GGTTATCGTGTGGAACAACACAAAGGAGAAGTGCTCTGCTTTTCACTCTTAGCTGATACCAG GCACAAGATAAATCATTTTGTATCAACTTTGCAGCAATATGTGCAATCACAACTATCCCTAGTATCCTGGTGCAGGTTTTTGAACTCGATCAAGCACAAG GTGGAAGATATGTTGGATCTGGAATCGGTGCATATGCTATATTTGACCGAGTCACTGCGCAT ATGCTTCTTATCCGATGAAACACGGTCTACAGTTAGAATTATCCAGAAAATATTGCAATGTGCAATGGATTACCGGTCTTGCTTGACTGGACGAATTTGGGAGGCTGGATCTTGTGATGAAAGATCAAGCAATAGATTTTCTGAAATTGATGTTTCACAG GTTCGCATGATCAGAAGAACATTCACGAAGAATCTTGAGGAGTTGCGCTTACTTTATCTCCAGTCACCTAAACATGGGGAATTCGGTATTTCTCATTTCTGGGATTATCTAAATTATAACGAGTATTACTCCGAGGCTATGGATAAACAAATAGGCCACTCTATCTTTTAA